The DNA region CGTATCGTTCAACCCCGATCAGGATTTTGTCGACTTCCCCGGCGGGGCCACCAAGTTCGCGGTCCGCTACGACGCCGCGTCGGACCGCTACTGGACACTCTCCAACCCAGTGCTGCCGCAGTTCCAGGGGAGTTCTCCAGGGAGCACACGCAACGCGCTTGCGCTTATGTCCTCCAGCGACTTGAGCGATTGGGAGGTCGAGTCGGTCCTGCTCTACCACCCCGACCGATCGAAGCACGGTTTCCAGTACGTCGATTGGCAGTTCGATGGGCAGGACCTCATCGCCGCGTCGCGGACCGCGTACGACGACGGGCTGGGGGGCGCCGCAAACTACCACGACGCCAACTTCCTCACCTTCCACCGGGCCGACGACTTCCGCACGCTCTCCCCGTCGCACGCGCTGGTGGCCGACACGGGCGCGGATCGCATCTTGCGGTACCAAGCCAATGCCGCAGGGGAGTGGGTCCCGCTGGGTAACTTCATCAACAGCAACGCCCCCGGCGCGGCGCTCGACGCCCCCATAGGCCTGCTGCAAGACTCGCAAGGGTTTGTCTACGTCGGCGAGCAAAAAGACGGCGGACGCATCATCAGGTTCGACGCCGGCGGCAATTTTATCGATGTCGTGGCGACCGAAGGGGTAGATTTCAGCGGACGCCCGGAGGCCCTAGCGCTCGGCCCCGACGGCAACCTAATCCTTTCGACCGCTTTCGGAGCCGATTCGGACCGGATCTTCTCGATCGACACGGCGAGCCGTGCGGTCGCAACGCTGGTGGATACTGCCTTCGCGGGGGGGAGCCTCGACAACCCCCGAGGGATCGCCGTGGACGACGCAGGAACGCTGTACGTGGCCAACCGCGAAGGGGACAAAGTGCAGAAGTTCAACGCCACGACCGGCGCCTTTCTCGGCGATTTGTGGAGCATCGACAGCCCGCAAGGCTTGGCCTGGGACACCAGCGGCCAACGGCTGATCGCCTCGGCGTTGTCGAGCACCGACCTGTATGAGGTGAGCCCAGACGGCGTTGCGAACAAGCTGTACGACCCCAGCGACATCGGCTCGGCGTTGGGGATTCAGGTGATCGATGGCGAGGCGTTCTGGACGGACTTCCAGAACGGCCGAGTCTACAGACTCACTGCCCAGGACCAGAAAGAAACCGTCGTCAGCGGGCTCAGCGGCCCGGGGCACGTGCTCGGCGTTGCGGCCCCGCAAGAACGGACCTGGCTAAGCGATGGCATCGGCGTGTGGCGCGACCCGACGAACTGGTCGAGCTACTGGGGGGTCGCCAACACCGCGGAAGAGATCGCGGTGTTCGGGCCGGGGATGACCGCGGATCGCACCGTGGTGCTCGACCAAGACGTCAGCGTGGGGGGGGTGCGACTAATCGGCGAGAATTCGGTCGCCATCGCCGGGCCCGGCGTGCTGCGGCTGGCCGGAGTGCCGGTGCAGGTGTTTGGCGGCGACCATCAGTTGCAGGTCGCGGTGAGCCTGCTTAACGAAGTTCGGGCGGATATCTCGGCCGGCGCCAGCCTCGCGGTCAACAACCAACTGAGGTTGGGGGGCCACGACCTGCGCAAGACGGGCGAGGGAGAACTGACGCTCAATGGCGAGGTAGTCGCAGACGGGGGCGAGGTTCTCCTTGAACAGGGAACCCTCAACGGCAGCGGCGCGGTCCTGGGAGGGCTCTCCAACACCGGCGGCACGCTCTCGCCCGGCAACAGCCCGGGGCGGCTCTCCATTAGCGGCGACTACACCCAGGGCCAGCGAGGCGCCTTGGTGATGGAGCTCGGGGGAACCGACGCCAACCGCTACGACCAGCTTTTGGTTCAAGGCTTATTCACCGCGGGAGGGCTGCTGTCGGTCGAGCTGATCGACGGCTACACCCCCGCCCTGGGAGACTTTTTCGAACTAGTGTCCTTCCGCGAGAGCCGATCGAACTTCTCTTCCATCGACCTGCCGCGGCTCGACAACGGGCTCGCGTGGCGGCTTTCGCTCCATAGTCAGCCCGGCGTGCTTCAGCTTTCCGTGGTCGCCGTACCCGAGCCCTCCGCCTACGCCCTCAGCGCGGCGTTGCTGGGCGCCCTGTTCTATCCCACGCAGCACATTCCGACGCTGCGGCGACTTACTTTCCCCCGTGGCAAGATCCCGGGGCGCACCATCTTCTCAGGAGGCCGACGATGAAGAGGCACGCTTTTACCCTCGTTGAGTTGCTGGTGGTGATCGCCATTATCGGCATCTTGGTGGCGCTTCTGCTGCCCGCCGTTCAGTCGGCCCGTGAGGCCGCACGTCGCAGTCAGTGCGCGAACCAGATGCGCCAGATCGTGCTCGCCATGCTGAACTACGAGAGCAGCTACAAGGCGTTCCCCCCCGGCGCGGAGTTCGCGGTCGGACGGCCAAGGACCGACCCCGCCAACGACGGCGCCATGATCAGCTGGCACGCACGCATCCTCCCGCAGATGGAGGAGAACGCCATCTACGAGCAGATCAACTGGGACCTCGGCTACGAAGAGAACAAGGCCGTGTCGCTCAACGCCATCCAAGGCTTCTTCTGCCCCAGTGTTGGAGCGGAAGCGCAGAAGAGCATCTTCATTTCGGGCGTGGTGAACGGTCAGACCACTTACACTCAGCACTACAGCGGGGTCGCAGGCCCCCTCCGCAATCCCGCGGTGGGGATCAACGAGTACAGCCAAACCACCGGGTCGCCCCCCAACAACATTACCATGGCGGCGTGGGCCAACGGCGCCTGCACCAGTAGGTTCGGCGACCGCCGGGGCTTCGCGCAGCTCGGCGTGTTGTACGCGAACAGTAAGATCCGGATGGCTAAGATCACCGACGGCACTTCCAACACCTTCTGCATCGGCGAACGCCACATGGGCGAGACCGCCTGGATCGCCGGGCTCAGCGGCTTGTTTGCAGAACCGTGCGACACCGCGGGTTTTCGCAACGTGGAGTTCGGCATCAACCACTGCATCGACATCGAGGGGCAGAACAACCAGGGCCCCTGCCAAGAGTTCGGCAACTCCAGGCCGTTCGGCAGCCTGCACCCCGGGGGGTGCCAGTTCGCCCACTGCGACGGGTCGGTTCAGTTCGTGACTGAGGACGTCGACCTGGCGATCATCCAAGCCAAGTCGAGCAGAAACTTCGGTGAAATCATCAATGGAGGCTAGGTGCATGGACAGCAATCGGCGTTATCATCCAACCGGAGCCTTGCTCGCGCTTTCCATGGCGGCGGCGATTGCCGGCTGCGACTCGGGGCCGCCGCGCTACTCCGTCACCGGACGCGTGCTGTGCAACGGCGAGCCCGTGCCGCAAGGAAAGCTGATCTTCACCCCGGACAGGACCGCCAACAACTCCGGCGGGCAGGGGGTCGCGATCATCGAGAACGGCAGGATTCGCACGCAGAGCGATCGCCGGCTGGTCGGGGGACCCCACTGGGTGCAGATCATCGCCACCGACGGTAAGGCGTACGACGGCCCCGAGGGCCCCGTTTCGGCCGGCAAGGCGCTCTTTCCGATCGTCGACGCCCAGGCGCCGCTGCCTCAGGCCGACGCCGAGATCGAGATCAATGTCACCACCGGTCGGGGCGATCCGAAGGCCGAAGTCACCGTGAAGTAAATCGACACGTAGGTCGATCGCAACCACGCATCACCGCCCGTCCTTCTGTTCTCCCGCTGCGCTATGTCTCGTCGTTGGCACCTGCTGGTCGCTCCGCTCTGGACGTCCATTTGCATCCCGTCGCTCAGCGCCCCCTCGGCCGCTGGCGCGGCCGAGGCGCAGCCGGGCGCGCAGGCGATCAGTACGGTCGCGATTGAGCCGGGCGAGTTCATCCAAGGTGACGACCAAGGCGAGTTCCACGAGCGTCCGGCCCACCGGGTGCGAATCACCCGCCCATATCACATCGCCACATCCTCGGTCACCAACGCGCAGTACGAGCGGTTCGATCCAACGCACGTCGATCTCCGCGGCCGCGACGAGGTGAGCCGCGGCGACGACGAGGCGGTAGTGCACGTCTCCTGGGAGCAGGCTGGCGCTTTCTGCCGTTGGTTGTCGGACCAGGAGGGCCGCAATTACCGCCTTCCCACCGAAGCGGAGTGGGAATACGCTGCCCGCGCCGGAACGACCACGCCCTACCACACCGGCGCGTCACTCGACGCGTCGTTCCACCGCAATCAAGGCGAGCACTCGAATCCCGTCGCGGTCGACCTGACCGTCGGCCAAACTCCCGCCAACGCCTGGGGGCTGCGCGACGTGCACGGCCTGGTCGAGGAATGGTGTGCGGACTGGTACGGGCCGTATCCGCGCGGCGCCGTGGTGGACCCGGTGGGGCCAGTGGCGGGAGATTTCCGCGTGAGCCGCGGCGGCAGTCACTCGACGCCGTTGGCCTTCCTGCGCTCTGCGGCGCGGATGGGGACGCTCCCGGAGGACAGCCACGCGATGATCGGCTTCCGCGTGGTACAGGCCGAACCGGTGACGACCCAACCCTCGCGCGTCGTCAGCCCCACGCCTGCCT from Pirellulimonas nuda includes:
- a CDS encoding DUF1559 domain-containing protein; its protein translation is MKRHAFTLVELLVVIAIIGILVALLLPAVQSAREAARRSQCANQMRQIVLAMLNYESSYKAFPPGAEFAVGRPRTDPANDGAMISWHARILPQMEENAIYEQINWDLGYEENKAVSLNAIQGFFCPSVGAEAQKSIFISGVVNGQTTYTQHYSGVAGPLRNPAVGINEYSQTTGSPPNNITMAAWANGACTSRFGDRRGFAQLGVLYANSKIRMAKITDGTSNTFCIGERHMGETAWIAGLSGLFAEPCDTAGFRNVEFGINHCIDIEGQNNQGPCQEFGNSRPFGSLHPGGCQFAHCDGSVQFVTEDVDLAIIQAKSSRNFGEIINGG